In Triticum urartu cultivar G1812 chromosome 6, Tu2.1, whole genome shotgun sequence, the following proteins share a genomic window:
- the LOC125516697 gene encoding cyclin-D5-2-like, with protein MLWVARLLSVACVSVAAKMEYCTPALSKFDASGSYKFCSASIRRMELPVLSTFGWHMAAVTPFHYLPCFSSRFDRHDSCGGCGHDPACVALKSIGFIFATTEADSVLDYMPSTMAAAAILPASYGALMTKEALELVVKKRKAEKDNNKPKRRLSPHVSQRFDFLLWFDSRCFYGVVTRPDRGPFWFYFCRDRFRKDSNIKQVSMVCKVDGGLVMQHAKQQQGEGVSEMSPLVVMDGCCWWW; from the exons ATGCTGTGGGTGGCGCGGCTCCTTTCCGTGGCCTGCGTCTCTGTGGCAGCGAAGATGGAGTACTGCACGCCGGCACTGTCGAAATTCGACGCCAGCGGCAGCTACAAGTTCTGCTCCGCCTCCATCCGCCGGATGGAGCTGCCTGTGCTGTCAACCTTTGGCTGGCACATGGCCGCCGTTACGCCCTTCCATTACCTCCCCTGCTTCTCTTCCCGGTTTGACCGGCACGACAGCTGCGGCGGCTGTGGGCATGACCCCGCCTGCGTGGCCCTCAAGTCCATCGGCTTCATCTTTGCCACAACCGAAG CCGATAGTGTGCTGGATTACATGCCATCTACTATGGCTGCAGCTGCAATCCTACCTGCATCCTATGGAGCTCTAATGACCAAAGAAGCACTAGA ACTTGTGGTGAAGAAGAGAAAGGCCGAGAAAGACAACAACAAGCCCAAGCGCCGTCTTAGTCCTCATGTGAGCCAGAGATTTGATTTTTTGTTGTGGTTCGATTCACGTTGTTTCTATGGCGTGGTGACGCGTCCTGACCGGGGCCCATTTTGGTTCTATTTTTGCAGGGACAGATTCAGGAAGGACTCCAACATCAAGCAGGTCTCCATG GTTTGCAAGGTTGATG GGGGACTTGTGATGCAGCACGCCAAGCAACAACAAGGGGAGGGCGTCTCTGAAATGTCGCCGCTGGTGGTGATGGATGGTTGCTGCTGGTGGTGGTAG